Proteins from a genomic interval of Helicobacter pylori Shi112:
- the rpe gene encoding ribulose-phosphate 3-epimerase: MKVAPSLLSADFMHLAKEIESVSNADFLHVDVMDGHYVPNLTMGPVVLEKVTQISKVPLDVHLMVENASFFVGLFAPLNPQIISIHAENEKHPHRVLQLIKNAGITPGVVLNPHTHEESLKYLLESVGLVLLMSVNPGFGGQKFLDLVLEKCLKVKELIKRYNPSCLLEVDGGVNDKNIFELQQAGVDVVVSGSYIFKSKDRKLAIEGLQNVRQPLA; this comes from the coding sequence TTGAAAGTAGCTCCGAGCCTTTTGAGCGCTGATTTTATGCATTTAGCCAAAGAGATAGAGAGCGTGAGTAACGCTGATTTTTTGCATGTGGATGTGATGGATGGGCATTATGTGCCTAATTTAACCATGGGACCTGTGGTTTTAGAGAAGGTTACTCAAATAAGCAAAGTGCCTTTAGATGTGCATTTAATGGTAGAAAATGCGAGCTTTTTTGTGGGATTGTTCGCCCCTTTAAACCCGCAAATCATTAGCATTCATGCAGAAAATGAAAAACACCCCCATAGGGTGTTGCAACTCATTAAAAATGCAGGCATCACGCCAGGTGTTGTTCTAAACCCCCACACGCATGAAGAAAGCCTTAAATACTTGCTAGAAAGCGTGGGGCTAGTGCTTTTAATGAGCGTGAATCCAGGCTTTGGCGGGCAGAAGTTTTTAGATCTGGTGCTAGAAAAATGCTTAAAAGTTAAAGAATTGATCAAGCGTTACAACCCTAGCTGTCTTTTAGAAGTGGATGGGGGCGTGAATGATAAAAATATCTTTGAACTCCAGCAAGCGGGCGTGGATGTGGTGGTTTCAGGGAGTTATATTTTTAAATCTAAAGATCGTAAGCTGGCTATTGAAGGCTTACAGAATGTCAGACAGCCTCTTGCATAA
- a CDS encoding RecB-like helicase, translated as MDTQRQCMALKASAGSGKTFALSVRFLALLFKGANPSEILTLTFTKKATAEMKERILDYLKILQKENLEDEKEKEKSQNILKELEEKYHLNPSFVQNSAQEIYQRFLNAEMRISTIDAFFQSILRKFCWFVGLSANFEVNEDTKAHQQQLNASFLSALNNKQLEELSVFITQCLSHDNYTSDSILERLRFLKNKLYLFDPNKKEPAFDEKGFLEKLRSLNQQIQSVETASDMAKTAIKCDDFRGFLNSSLTWLEKKSEYRHFKKLKDEIPTLESECEEIENDLKRYYEAKESALFKKFPKFIQLYDKATSKIQALDFDAIKDKVHALLNGYEEMPAEFFYFRLDSRIAHILIDEFQDTSLNDYKILAPFIDEIKAGIGQAKWHRSVFFVGDVKQSIYGFRGSFSSLFESVSKDFYHDNLQFNHRSSPLIINYVNTIFKKAYQNSPTAYLEQKYPKASSNKHARDGYVKVSLVADERELLLKQILQEAKNLLEHRIDPKDITLLCATNDDALEIKNYLQENLSAIRPSTESSAKLSQFVESKIIKNALEYALAEEPYKPFYKHSVLKLAGYLHDDAIALAGFNPKKESVAGFVWKVMELFELYGECAQICLELAVGCEDANEFLEKLEAKEIASFNAKGAQIMTIHKSKGMQFPYVIVCERLGKPKSNSSNQFLEEYDGTELLRLYYRMKNREMVDKDYARALDKEEAAKDHEETNVYYVAFTRAELGLIVVAKDKKGMREKLDLLPLEEGEIAPVISSQKEPLIASVVIKPHAYGEQVQEIEEEPSDYEKNNDQEAINFGIALHKGLEYQYAYNIPKKSVLEYLNYHHGFYGLDYQALEESLELFENDAKIQALFKNLALRGEVAFLFEGVVSRIDVLLWDKGQNLYVLDYKSSQNYQQSHKAQVSHYAAFLQTQAPHFKIQAGIIYAHKRLLEKLWV; from the coding sequence ATGGATACACAAAGACAATGCATGGCTTTAAAGGCTTCAGCAGGAAGCGGGAAGACTTTCGCTTTGAGCGTGCGGTTTTTGGCCCTGTTGTTTAAGGGGGCTAATCCTAGCGAGATTTTAACGCTCACTTTCACTAAAAAGGCCACCGCCGAAATGAAAGAGCGCATTTTAGACTATTTAAAAATCTTGCAAAAAGAAAACCTTGAAGATGAAAAAGAAAAAGAAAAATCCCAAAATATCCTAAAAGAATTAGAAGAAAAATACCACTTAAACCCTAGTTTCGTGCAAAATAGCGCTCAAGAAATCTACCAACGCTTTTTAAACGCCGAAATGAGAATCAGCACCATTGATGCGTTTTTCCAAAGCATTTTAAGGAAATTTTGTTGGTTTGTGGGGTTGAGCGCGAATTTTGAAGTCAATGAAGACACAAAAGCGCACCAGCAACAGCTCAATGCGAGTTTTTTGAGCGCTTTAAATAATAAACAGCTTGAGGAATTGAGCGTTTTTATCACTCAATGCTTAAGCCATGATAATTACACAAGCGATTCTATTTTAGAGCGGTTGCGTTTTTTAAAAAACAAGCTCTATTTATTTGATCCCAATAAGAAAGAGCCTGCATTTGATGAAAAGGGTTTTTTAGAAAAATTAAGAAGCTTGAACCAACAAATTCAAAGCGTAGAAACAGCGTCAGATATGGCTAAAACAGCCATTAAATGCGATGATTTTAGGGGGTTTTTAAACAGCTCTTTAACCTGGCTTGAAAAAAAGAGCGAATACCGCCATTTCAAAAAACTCAAAGATGAAATCCCCACTTTAGAGAGCGAATGCGAAGAGATTGAAAACGATCTAAAACGCTATTATGAAGCCAAAGAAAGCGCATTGTTTAAAAAATTCCCTAAATTCATCCAGCTTTATGATAAAGCCACTTCTAAAATCCAAGCCCTGGATTTTGATGCGATTAAAGATAAAGTCCATGCCTTATTGAATGGCTATGAAGAAATGCCGGCGGAGTTTTTTTATTTCAGATTGGACAGCAGGATCGCGCACATTTTGATTGATGAATTTCAAGACACGAGCTTGAACGATTATAAGATTTTAGCCCCTTTTATTGATGAGATTAAAGCCGGGATAGGGCAAGCTAAATGGCACAGGAGCGTGTTTTTTGTGGGCGATGTCAAGCAGAGCATTTATGGCTTTAGGGGGAGTTTTAGCTCCTTGTTTGAAAGCGTTTCTAAGGATTTTTACCACGATAATTTACAATTCAACCACCGCAGTTCGCCTTTGATCATTAATTATGTGAATACCATTTTTAAAAAGGCTTATCAAAATTCCCCCACCGCTTATTTGGAGCAAAAATACCCTAAAGCTTCCAGCAACAAACATGCTAGAGACGGCTATGTTAAAGTCTCTTTAGTGGCTGATGAAAGAGAATTGTTATTAAAACAAATCTTGCAAGAAGCTAAAAACCTTTTAGAGCACCGCATTGATCCTAAAGACATTACCCTTTTATGCGCCACTAATGACGACGCTTTAGAAATCAAAAATTATTTGCAAGAGAATTTGAGTGCGATTCGCCCAAGCACGGAATCTAGCGCTAAATTGTCTCAATTTGTGGAATCTAAAATCATTAAGAACGCTTTAGAATACGCTCTAGCTGAAGAACCTTACAAGCCCTTTTATAAGCACAGCGTTTTAAAACTCGCTGGATACTTGCATGATGATGCCATCGCTTTAGCTGGTTTCAACCCTAAAAAAGAGAGTGTGGCAGGCTTTGTGTGGAAGGTGATGGAATTGTTTGAGCTTTATGGAGAGTGCGCGCAAATCTGCTTGGAGTTGGCGGTTGGGTGCGAAGACGCGAATGAATTTTTAGAAAAATTAGAGGCTAAAGAGATCGCTTCTTTCAATGCAAAAGGCGCTCAAATCATGACCATCCATAAATCTAAAGGCATGCAATTCCCTTATGTGATCGTGTGCGAACGCTTGGGCAAGCCTAAATCAAATAGCTCCAATCAATTCCTTGAAGAATATGATGGCACAGAGCTTCTTCGCCTTTATTACAGAATGAAAAATCGTGAGATGGTGGATAAAGATTACGCTAGGGCTTTAGATAAAGAAGAAGCGGCTAAAGATCATGAAGAAACCAATGTGTATTATGTCGCATTCACTAGGGCTGAGTTAGGGCTGATTGTCGTGGCTAAAGACAAAAAAGGAATGCGCGAAAAATTGGATCTTTTGCCTTTAGAAGAGGGAGAAATCGCGCCGGTTATTTCTTCTCAAAAAGAGCCTTTAATTGCAAGCGTTGTAATCAAGCCCCATGCCTATGGCGAGCAAGTCCAAGAGATAGAAGAAGAGCCTAGCGATTATGAAAAGAATAACGACCAGGAAGCGATCAATTTTGGTATCGCCTTGCACAAGGGATTGGAATACCAATACGCTTATAATATTCCTAAAAAAAGCGTTTTAGAATACTTAAACTACCATCATGGTTTTTATGGTTTGGATTACCAAGCGTTAGAAGAAAGTTTAGAGCTTTTTGAAAACGATGCAAAGATACAAGCTCTTTTTAAAAATTTGGCCCTAAGGGGCGAAGTGGCTTTTTTATTTGAAGGGGTTGTGTCTAGGATTGATGTTTTATTGTGGGATAAGGGGCAAAATTTGTATGTTTTAGATTATAAAAGCTCTCAAAATTACCAGCAAAGCCATAAGGCGCAAGTTTCTCATTACGCTGCGTTTTTGCAAACTCAAGCCCCCCATTTTAAGATACAAGCAGGCATTATTTACGCTCATAAAAGACTGCTTGAAAAATTATGGGTTTGA
- a CDS encoding type II toxin-antitoxin system mRNA interferase toxin, RelE/StbE family — MLDIEYHNMFRKDYKKYLKNGFDNKLLDEVVLKLRQQKPLDPKYKDHILKGEWYPCRECHIKPDVLLVYIVKNNALWLLRLGSHSELF, encoded by the coding sequence ATGCTGGATATTGAATACCACAATATGTTTAGAAAAGACTACAAAAAGTATCTCAAAAATGGCTTTGATAATAAGCTACTTGATGAAGTAGTTTTAAAATTAAGACAACAAAAACCACTAGATCCAAAGTATAAAGACCACATATTAAAAGGTGAGTGGTATCCTTGTAGAGAGTGCCACATTAAGCCTGATGTTTTGTTGGTTTATATAGTCAAAAATAACGCTCTTTGGCTGCTTAGGTTAGGTAGCCATAGCGAGTTGTTTTAA
- the tsf gene encoding translation elongation factor Ts, with protein sequence MSGISAQLVKKLRDLTDAGMMDCKKALVEVAGDLQKAIDFLREKGLSKAAKKADRIAAEGVIALEVAPDFKSAMMVEINSETDFVAKNEGFKELVKKTLETIKAHNIHTTEELLKSPLDNKPFEEYLHSQIAVIGENILVRKIAHLKAPSFHIINGYAHSNARVGVLITIKYDNEKNAPKVVELARNIAMHAAAMKPQVLDSKDFSLDFVKKETLALIAEIEKDNEEAKRLGKPLKNIPTFGSRIELSDEVLAHQKKAFEDELKVQGKPEKIWDKIVPGKMERFIADNTLIDQRLTLLGQFYVMDDKKTIAQVVADCSKEWDDHLKITEYVRFELGEGIEKKAENFAEEVALQMK encoded by the coding sequence ATGTCAGGAATTAGCGCCCAATTAGTCAAAAAATTAAGGGATTTAACCGATGCGGGCATGATGGATTGCAAAAAAGCCCTTGTAGAAGTGGCTGGGGATTTGCAAAAGGCTATTGATTTCTTGCGCGAAAAAGGCTTGAGTAAAGCCGCTAAAAAAGCCGATAGGATCGCTGCTGAGGGCGTAATCGCTTTAGAAGTAGCGCCTGATTTTAAAAGCGCGATGATGGTAGAAATCAATAGCGAAACGGATTTTGTGGCTAAAAATGAGGGCTTTAAGGAATTGGTGAAAAAAACTTTAGAAACGATCAAAGCCCACAATATTCACACCACAGAAGAACTGCTTAAAAGCCCGTTAGACAACAAGCCTTTTGAAGAATATTTGCACTCTCAAATCGCTGTGATTGGTGAAAACATTTTAGTGAGAAAAATCGCTCATTTAAAAGCCCCTAGCTTTCACATCATCAATGGCTATGCGCATTCTAACGCCAGGGTGGGCGTGTTAATCACCATAAAATACGATAATGAGAAAAACGCTCCAAAAGTGGTGGAACTGGCCCGAAACATCGCTATGCATGCCGCAGCGATGAAACCTCAAGTATTAGACAGCAAAGACTTTAGCCTTGATTTTGTCAAAAAAGAAACTTTAGCCTTGATCGCTGAAATTGAAAAAGACAATGAAGAGGCTAAACGCTTGGGCAAACCTTTAAAAAATATTCCTACTTTTGGGAGCCGCATTGAATTGAGCGATGAAGTTTTAGCACACCAAAAAAAAGCTTTTGAAGACGAATTAAAAGTGCAGGGCAAGCCTGAAAAAATCTGGGATAAAATCGTTCCTGGAAAAATGGAAAGATTTATCGCTGATAACACCCTTATTGATCAACGCCTAACCCTTTTAGGGCAATTCTATGTCATGGACGATAAAAAAACTATCGCTCAAGTGGTTGCTGATTGCTCCAAAGAATGGGATGACCATTTAAAAATCACTGAGTATGTGCGTTTTGAATTGGGCGAAGGCATTGAGAAAAAGGCAGAAAATTTTGCTGAAGAAGTGGCTTTGCAAATGAAATAG
- a CDS encoding 3'-5' exonuclease, with the protein MSDSLLHKDIQALIARLKHQDLSLGMLEKSLSRLIYDEVNLEYLKACGLNFVETSENLITLKNLKTPLKDEVFSFIDLETTGSCPLKHEILEIGAVQVKGGEIINRFETLVKVKSVPDYIAELTGITYEDTLNAPSVHEALQELRLFLGNSVFVAHNANFDYNFLGRYFVEKLHCPLLNLKLCTLDLSKRAILSMRYSLSFLKELLGFGIEVSHRAYADALASYKLFEICLLNLPSYIKTTMDLIDFSKCANTLIKRPPRARHQETLAPFPLFERTKGLLNIIKATS; encoded by the coding sequence ATGTCAGACAGCCTCTTGCATAAAGACATTCAAGCCCTAATCGCTCGCTTAAAGCACCAGGATTTAAGCTTGGGCATGCTAGAAAAATCGCTCTCTCGCCTTATTTATGATGAAGTCAATTTGGAATATTTAAAAGCGTGCGGGCTTAATTTCGTAGAAACGAGTGAAAATTTAATCACGCTCAAAAACCTTAAAACCCCCCTTAAAGATGAGGTTTTTTCCTTTATTGATTTAGAAACCACCGGCTCTTGCCCCCTAAAACATGAGATTTTAGAAATCGGAGCTGTGCAAGTGAAGGGGGGGGAAATCATCAATCGTTTTGAAACCCTTGTGAAAGTCAAAAGCGTTCCTGATTATATCGCTGAGCTTACAGGCATCACTTATGAAGACACCCTAAACGCCCCAAGCGTGCATGAAGCCTTGCAAGAATTGCGGCTTTTTTTAGGCAATAGCGTGTTTGTAGCCCATAACGCTAATTTTGATTACAATTTTTTAGGGCGTTATTTTGTAGAAAAATTGCATTGCCCCTTATTGAATTTAAAGCTTTGCACTTTGGATTTATCCAAACGAGCCATTTTGTCCATGCGTTATTCTTTGAGCTTTTTAAAAGAGCTTTTAGGGTTTGGTATAGAAGTCAGCCACAGAGCCTACGCGGACGCTTTAGCGAGCTATAAGCTCTTTGAAATATGCTTATTAAACTTGCCCAGTTACATCAAAACAACAATGGATTTGATTGATTTTTCCAAATGCGCTAACACCTTGATCAAAAGGCCCCCAAGAGCCAGACACCAGGAGACTCTAGCGCCATTTCCTCTTTTTGAGAGGACAAAGGGTTTGTTAAATATCATAAAAGCAACCAGTTAA
- the yajC gene encoding preprotein translocase subunit YajC yields the protein MGQTKDILTTLLPLVVLFLIFYFLIVRPQRQQQKKHKEMIEGLTKGDKIVTQGGLIVEVLKAEANFFSVKLNDDTTAKLSKNYIAFKLDEEVAQNNN from the coding sequence ATGGGACAAACTAAAGACATTCTAACGACGCTTTTACCCCTTGTGGTGCTGTTTCTTATTTTTTATTTTTTGATTGTTCGCCCGCAACGCCAGCAACAAAAAAAGCACAAAGAAATGATAGAGGGCTTGACTAAGGGCGATAAAATTGTCACTCAAGGCGGGTTGATTGTTGAGGTGCTTAAAGCGGAAGCGAATTTTTTTAGCGTGAAACTCAATGATGACACCACCGCTAAACTTTCTAAAAACTATATAGCGTTCAAATTAGACGAAGAAGTGGCACAAAATAACAACTAA
- the nhaA gene encoding sodium/proton antiporter NhaA produces the protein MNIKKTENALSVTLKNFIKSESFGGIFLFLNAVLAMVVANSFLKESYFALWHTPFGFQIGDFFIGFSLHNWIDDVLMALFFLMIGLEIKRELLFGELSSFKKASFPVIAAIGGMIAPGLIYFFLNADTPSQHGFGIPMATDIAFALGVIMLLGKRVPTALKVFLITLAVADDLGAIVVIALFYTTNLKFAWLLGALGVVLVLAVLNRLNMRSLIPYLLLGVLLWFCVHESGIHATIAAVILAFMIPVKIPKDSKNVELLELGKRYAETSSGALLTKEQQEILHSIEEKASALQSPLERLEHFLAPISGYFIMPLFAFANAGVSVDSSINLEVDKVLLGVILGLCLGKPLGIFLITFISEKLKITARPKGISWWHILGAGLLAGIGFTMSMFISNLAFTSEHKDAMEVAKIAILLGSLISGIIGALYLFLLNQRAALKK, from the coding sequence ATGAATATCAAAAAAACAGAAAACGCGCTCAGTGTAACGCTTAAAAACTTTATTAAAAGCGAGTCTTTTGGAGGGATTTTCCTCTTTTTAAACGCTGTTTTGGCGATGGTGGTGGCTAATTCGTTTTTAAAAGAAAGTTATTTTGCGCTATGGCACACTCCTTTTGGGTTTCAAATAGGGGATTTTTTCATCGGCTTTAGTTTGCACAACTGGATTGATGATGTTTTAATGGCGTTATTCTTTTTGATGATAGGCTTGGAGATCAAGCGAGAATTGTTGTTTGGGGAGCTATCCAGTTTCAAAAAAGCTTCTTTTCCTGTGATTGCGGCCATAGGGGGCATGATAGCCCCAGGATTGATTTATTTTTTTCTTAACGCTGACACGCCTTCTCAGCATGGTTTTGGGATCCCTATGGCGACAGATATTGCATTCGCTTTAGGCGTGATCATGCTTTTAGGCAAGAGGGTGCCAACCGCCTTAAAGGTTTTTTTAATCACTCTAGCGGTGGCTGATGACTTGGGGGCTATTGTGGTGATCGCGCTCTTTTATACCACGAATTTAAAATTCGCATGGCTTTTAGGGGCTTTAGGGGTGGTTCTTGTTTTAGCTGTATTAAACCGCTTGAATATGCGCTCGCTTATCCCTTACTTGCTTTTAGGGGTGTTGCTTTGGTTTTGCGTGCATGAGAGCGGTATCCATGCGACCATTGCTGCAGTGATTCTAGCTTTTATGATACCGGTGAAGATCCCTAAAGATTCTAAAAATGTAGAGCTTTTAGAACTGGGCAAGCGATACGCAGAAACGAGTTCAGGAGCGCTTTTGACCAAAGAGCAGCAAGAAATCTTGCATTCTATTGAAGAAAAAGCGAGCGCTTTACAAAGCCCCTTAGAAAGATTGGAGCATTTTTTAGCCCCCATTAGCGGGTATTTCATCATGCCCTTGTTTGCGTTTGCAAACGCTGGGGTGAGCGTTGATTCTAGCATCAATTTAGAAGTGGATAAGGTGCTTTTAGGGGTTATTTTAGGGCTTTGTTTGGGCAAGCCTTTAGGGATTTTCCTCATTACTTTTATAAGCGAAAAGCTTAAAATCACTGCGCGCCCTAAAGGCATCAGCTGGTGGCACATTTTGGGGGCTGGGCTTTTAGCAGGGATTGGCTTTACCATGTCTATGTTTATTTCTAATCTGGCTTTCACGAGCGAGCATAAGGACGCTATGGAAGTGGCAAAAATTGCGATTTTACTAGGATCTTTGATTTCTGGGATCATAGGGGCTTTGTATTTATTTTTATTAAACCAAAGAGCGGCTTTAAAGAAATAG
- a CDS encoding type II methylase, with protein sequence MVSNTTLQKNLDAFYTHPKIARFCLDLLKDLINQNLGLGLNAFHFLEPSAGSGSFVGALKGLGIADCLALDIAPKAQGIQQKDYLLELIEFNKKRVIIGNPPFGHRGKLALDFLNKSLNEAPIVAFILPNLFKRYSVQKHIDKRAKLVLNADLEKNAFIFNERPYDVKCVFQIYMHKNIALNLKDERIVAPPKIRHNDFITYIHNNTPHTLKYFNKEKYQWDFAVVRQGFYDYNEKITNANLLIKNRQYFFIKAHSKEALRIIHKIDFNKLAHKNTQVLGFSTYDFVEEYCKLKEMHA encoded by the coding sequence ATGGTTAGTAACACTACCTTGCAAAAGAATTTAGACGCTTTTTACACCCACCCCAAAATCGCGCGATTTTGTTTGGATTTATTAAAAGATCTCATCAATCAAAATCTAGGGCTAGGCTTAAATGCATTCCATTTTTTAGAGCCAAGTGCAGGGAGTGGGAGCTTTGTTGGCGCGTTAAAAGGATTAGGGATTGCTGATTGTCTCGCCCTTGATATTGCCCCTAAAGCTCAAGGCATTCAACAAAAAGATTATTTGTTGGAATTGATTGAGTTTAACAAAAAGCGTGTCATTATTGGCAACCCTCCTTTTGGGCACAGAGGGAAATTAGCCCTAGATTTTTTAAACAAATCTTTGAATGAAGCGCCTATTGTAGCGTTTATTTTGCCCAATTTATTCAAACGCTATTCTGTTCAAAAACACATTGATAAGCGTGCAAAATTGGTTTTAAACGCTGATTTAGAAAAAAACGCTTTTATTTTTAATGAACGACCCTATGATGTGAAATGCGTTTTTCAAATCTATATGCATAAAAATATCGCCCTAAATCTTAAAGACGAACGGATCGTTGCACCCCCAAAAATCCGCCATAATGACTTCATCACTTATATTCATAACAACACGCCACACACCCTTAAATATTTCAACAAAGAAAAATACCAATGGGATTTTGCGGTGGTAAGGCAAGGCTTTTATGATTACAACGAAAAGATCACCAATGCAAATTTACTGATTAAAAACCGACAATATTTTTTTATTAAAGCCCACTCTAAAGAAGCTTTAAGGATTATCCACAAAATTGATTTCAACAAACTTGCTCACAAAAACACGCAAGTTTTAGGGTTTTCTACTTATGATTTTGTGGAAGAATATTGCAAATTAAAGGAAATGCATGCTTGA
- the rpsB gene encoding 30S ribosomal protein S2, producing MVTMKDLLECGVHFGHQTRRWNPKTKKFIFGVRKNIHIIDLQKTLRYFRYTYNIVRDASAQGKSIMFVGTKKQANETLKEFAESIQVPYVNYRWLGGMLTNFSTIRKSVRKLEIIEEMENSGQIDLLTKKEKLMILRKKEKLDKYLGGVRHMKKIPDMIFVIDVAKEKIAVAEARKLHIPIVAPLDTNCDPDLVDYPIPGNDDAIRSIRLFCKEMSEAILEGRELMQEEIVHADENSEEIEYVSNEEKEEMLAEIQKEITQGAE from the coding sequence ATGGTAACCATGAAAGATTTATTAGAATGCGGTGTGCATTTTGGACACCAAACAAGGCGTTGGAATCCTAAAACCAAGAAATTCATTTTTGGCGTTAGGAAAAATATCCATATTATTGATCTGCAAAAAACTTTGCGCTATTTTAGATACACTTATAATATCGTGCGCGATGCGAGCGCTCAAGGCAAGAGCATCATGTTTGTAGGCACTAAAAAACAAGCCAATGAAACTTTGAAAGAATTTGCTGAAAGCATTCAAGTCCCTTATGTCAATTACCGCTGGCTTGGTGGCATGCTGACTAATTTTAGCACCATTAGAAAATCGGTGAGGAAATTAGAAATCATTGAAGAAATGGAAAATAGCGGTCAAATTGATTTATTGACTAAAAAAGAAAAGCTCATGATTTTAAGGAAAAAAGAAAAGCTGGATAAATATCTTGGCGGGGTGCGCCACATGAAAAAAATCCCTGATATGATTTTTGTGATTGATGTGGCTAAAGAAAAAATCGCTGTCGCTGAAGCCAGAAAACTCCACATCCCTATCGTGGCTCCCTTAGACACTAACTGCGATCCTGATTTAGTGGATTACCCCATTCCTGGAAATGACGATGCGATCCGCTCTATTAGGCTATTTTGTAAAGAAATGAGCGAAGCGATTTTAGAGGGGCGAGAACTCATGCAAGAAGAAATCGTCCATGCGGATGAAAATAGCGAAGAGATAGAATATGTGAGTAATGAAGAAAAAGAAGAAATGCTCGCTGAAATCCAAAAAGAAATCACTCAAGGAGCCGAATAA
- a CDS encoding class 1 fructose-bisphosphatase, with amino-acid sequence MDYKHFKGKHANIVIEIISLLEKGVKKAQEILEKPDAGSYTKLENSSGDTPIKADLALDKFLEENFLSLENVKSVFSEEKETPVTKENGSYLIAYDPLDGSSVMEANFLVGTIIGVYEKDYKAQNLAASLYVVFGHKVELVVALEEVYRYGFYQNKFHFIETIVLENKGKIIASGGNQKDFSSGLKKALEGFFAENYRLRYSGSMVADVHHVLIKKGGMFSYPQKKLRKLFEVFPLALMVEKARGEAFYFDKGVKKRLLDQSVESYHEKSECYLTSQHEAHILEKYLKGE; translated from the coding sequence ATGGATTACAAACATTTTAAAGGCAAGCATGCAAACATCGTTATAGAAATCATTAGTCTTTTAGAAAAAGGGGTTAAAAAAGCCCAAGAGATTTTAGAAAAGCCAGACGCTGGGAGTTACACCAAGCTAGAAAACAGCAGCGGGGATACGCCCATTAAAGCGGATTTAGCCCTAGACAAATTTTTAGAAGAAAATTTTTTGAGTTTAGAAAATGTGAAAAGCGTTTTTAGCGAAGAAAAAGAAACGCCCGTTACTAAAGAAAACGGCTCTTATTTGATCGCTTATGATCCCTTAGACGGGAGTTCAGTGATGGAGGCGAATTTCTTAGTGGGCACGATTATAGGGGTTTATGAAAAGGATTATAAGGCGCAAAATTTAGCCGCCAGCCTTTATGTGGTTTTTGGGCATAAAGTAGAACTAGTGGTGGCTTTAGAAGAAGTTTATCGTTACGGGTTTTACCAGAACAAGTTTCATTTTATAGAAACCATTGTTTTAGAAAATAAGGGTAAGATCATCGCTAGCGGAGGCAATCAAAAGGATTTTTCTTCGGGCTTAAAAAAGGCTTTAGAAGGGTTTTTTGCAGAAAATTACCGCTTGCGATACTCAGGATCTATGGTGGCTGATGTCCATCATGTGTTGATTAAAAAAGGCGGAATGTTTTCCTACCCGCAAAAGAAATTGCGAAAGCTTTTTGAAGTCTTTCCTTTAGCCTTGATGGTTGAAAAAGCTAGAGGGGAAGCGTTTTATTTTGATAAGGGGGTTAAAAAGCGCCTGCTAGATCAAAGCGTAGAAAGCTATCATGAAAAAAGCGAATGCTATTTGACTAGCCAGCATGAAGCTCACATTTTAGAAAAATATTTAAAGGGAGAATGA